From Cellulomonas dongxiuzhuiae, the proteins below share one genomic window:
- the nadA gene encoding quinolinate synthase NadA gives MSTTIGTFTEPAPSALLLLGRGVDLASERGVECVGALPEPGDPTLVARARAARATLGDRAFVLGHHYQRDEVIAFADVTGDSFKLAREAAARPEAEFVVFCGVHFMAESADILTSATQQVVLPDLAAGCSMADMAAIDQVEDAWDVLVDAGVAQDTVPVTYMNSTAAIKAFTGRHGGTVCTSSNADVALRWAFDKVGGVGGRGKVLFMPDQHLGRNTAVRGLGLSLEDCVVFDPRKPGGGLTAAQLRDARMILWRGHCSVHGRFSARNVADVRAAVPGVTVMVHPECTHEVVTAADLVGSTEYIIRALDAAEPGTSWAIGTELNLVRRLAAAHPELTVHYLDSTVCFCSTMNRIDLPHLVWALESLVEGRVPNRIVVDPDDAHWARVALDQMLALPGR, from the coding sequence GTGAGCACCACCATCGGCACGTTCACCGAGCCCGCCCCCTCCGCTCTGCTGCTGCTCGGCCGCGGCGTCGACCTGGCGTCGGAGCGCGGCGTCGAGTGCGTCGGAGCCCTGCCCGAGCCCGGCGACCCCACGCTCGTGGCCCGGGCACGTGCCGCCCGCGCCACGCTGGGTGACCGGGCCTTCGTGCTCGGGCACCACTACCAGCGCGACGAGGTCATCGCGTTCGCCGACGTGACGGGCGACTCGTTCAAGCTCGCGCGCGAGGCCGCCGCGCGGCCCGAGGCCGAGTTCGTCGTGTTCTGCGGCGTCCACTTCATGGCGGAGTCGGCGGACATCCTCACGTCGGCCACGCAGCAGGTGGTCCTGCCCGACCTGGCCGCCGGCTGCTCGATGGCCGACATGGCGGCGATCGACCAGGTCGAGGACGCGTGGGACGTGCTGGTCGACGCGGGCGTCGCGCAGGACACCGTGCCGGTGACGTACATGAACTCGACCGCGGCCATCAAGGCGTTCACGGGACGCCACGGCGGCACGGTGTGCACCTCGTCGAACGCCGACGTCGCGCTGCGCTGGGCCTTCGACAAGGTCGGCGGCGTGGGCGGCCGCGGCAAGGTGCTGTTCATGCCGGACCAGCACCTGGGCCGCAACACCGCGGTACGGGGGCTCGGCCTGTCGCTCGAGGACTGCGTGGTCTTCGACCCCCGCAAGCCGGGTGGGGGCCTGACCGCGGCGCAGCTGCGCGACGCCCGCATGATCCTGTGGCGCGGTCACTGCTCGGTGCACGGCCGGTTCTCTGCGCGCAACGTGGCGGACGTGCGGGCCGCCGTCCCCGGCGTGACCGTCATGGTCCACCCCGAGTGCACGCACGAGGTCGTCACGGCGGCCGACCTCGTCGGCTCCACCGAGTACATCATCCGGGCGCTCGACGCTGCCGAGCCGGGGACGTCGTGGGCGATCGGCACCGAGCTCAACCTGGTGCGCCGCCTGGCCGCCGCCCACCCCGAGCTGACCGTGCACTACCTCGACTCCACCGTGTGCTTCTGCTCGACCATGAACCGGATCGACCTGCCGCACCTGGTGTGGGCCCTGGAGTCCCTGGTCGAGGGCCGTGTGCCCAACCGCATCGTGGTCGACCCGGACGACGCGCACTGGGCCCGCGTGGCGCTGGACCAGATGCTCGCGCTGCCGGGGCGCTGA
- the yczR gene encoding MocR-like transcription factor YczR encodes MDRRVNGARLRALLGSWQHHGPAYQALADGLRGLTRSGTLPLATRLPGEREVAEALGLSRTTVTAAYDLLRDEGFLVSRRGSGTVTTLPSHAGDRAPTRLGTVEDGIVDMSAAAPPAPPQLAEACAAALDALPRHSRGAGYLPLGLPELRAAIADRYTRRGVPTTPDQILVTTGGQQAIHLLAGAFAGPGDRTVVEHPTYPHAIDAVRAAGARPVPVPVTPQGTDLDLLASTVRQASPRLVYLVPDHHNPTGTSLSASDREQVRDLARRTRTVVVADETLTDLTLDGATPPPFAGAGAADRYVVCVGSASKSYWGGLRVGWVRGHPDLVAALAQRRAHVDLGTSVLDQLVTVELLARADEVLAQRRVALRAQRDALVALLARALPDWQVPVPAGGLSTWVDLGRPVSTALAALAHGHGVRIAPGPAFGVDGTFDDHLRVPFSQPVDGLGRAVDGLAAAWASLGGATPARAPGAQPALV; translated from the coding sequence ATGGATCGTCGGGTCAACGGGGCGCGGCTCCGGGCGCTGCTCGGCTCGTGGCAGCACCACGGCCCCGCCTACCAGGCGCTGGCCGACGGGCTGCGGGGGCTGACGCGCTCCGGGACGCTGCCCCTGGCGACGCGGCTGCCCGGTGAGCGCGAGGTCGCCGAGGCCCTCGGGCTGTCCCGCACCACCGTCACCGCCGCGTACGACCTGCTGCGCGACGAGGGCTTCCTCGTCAGCAGGCGCGGTTCGGGGACCGTGACCACGCTGCCCTCGCACGCGGGCGACCGGGCACCCACGCGCCTCGGCACCGTGGAGGACGGCATCGTCGACATGTCGGCCGCGGCACCGCCCGCTCCCCCGCAGCTGGCCGAGGCGTGCGCCGCGGCTCTCGACGCCCTCCCGCGTCACTCCCGCGGCGCGGGCTACCTCCCGCTCGGTCTGCCCGAGCTGCGCGCCGCGATCGCGGACCGCTACACCCGGCGCGGCGTCCCCACCACGCCCGACCAGATCCTCGTGACCACCGGGGGCCAGCAGGCGATCCACCTGCTCGCCGGGGCCTTCGCCGGCCCGGGCGACCGCACGGTCGTCGAGCACCCGACCTACCCGCACGCGATCGACGCGGTACGGGCCGCCGGCGCCCGGCCCGTGCCCGTCCCCGTGACGCCGCAGGGCACCGACCTCGACCTGCTCGCCTCCACGGTGCGCCAGGCGTCACCCCGCCTGGTGTACCTCGTGCCCGACCATCACAACCCCACCGGGACGTCGCTGTCCGCGTCGGACCGCGAGCAGGTGCGCGACCTCGCGCGCCGCACGCGGACGGTCGTCGTCGCCGACGAGACGCTCACCGACCTCACGCTCGACGGCGCCACCCCCCCGCCGTTCGCAGGCGCCGGAGCTGCCGACCGGTACGTCGTGTGCGTGGGGTCGGCCTCGAAGTCCTACTGGGGAGGGCTGCGCGTCGGCTGGGTGCGCGGGCACCCGGACCTCGTCGCGGCGCTCGCGCAGCGCCGCGCGCACGTGGACCTCGGCACGTCCGTGCTCGACCAGCTCGTCACGGTCGAGCTGCTGGCCCGCGCCGACGAGGTGCTCGCGCAGCGCCGCGTCGCGCTGCGCGCCCAGCGCGACGCCCTGGTGGCCCTGCTCGCCCGCGCGCTGCCGGACTGGCAGGTGCCCGTGCCCGCCGGGGGCCTGTCCACCTGGGTCGACCTGGGCCGGCCGGTGTCGACCGCGCTCGCGGCGCTCGCCCACGGCCACGGGGTCCGCATCGCACCGGGCCCCGCGTTCGGCGTGGACGGCACCTTCGACGACCACCTGCGGGTGCCGTTCTCCCAGCCCGTCGACGGGCTGGGGCGGGCTGTCGACGGGCTCGCGGCCGCGTGGGCGTCGCTCGGCGGCGCGACACCGGCCCGGGCGCCGGGAGCGCAGCCCGCGCTCGTGTGA
- a CDS encoding DUF3043 domain-containing protein gives MFGRKQDPPPEVDAPLVPEPPQPAPQGKGRPTPRRKESEARNRRPLVPADRRAAAKDARVKARVQRDLEYQAMRNGDERHMPARDRGPVRRYVRDSVDARWNLGELFLPLAAAFLVLQFVTARGAPVVAFASLVLLYVYILASVVDAWIMWRGLKKRLTVKFGESTLPRGLMMYAVLRAFQVRPSRLPKPQVKHGQHPA, from the coding sequence GTGTTCGGACGCAAGCAGGATCCCCCGCCCGAGGTCGACGCACCGCTCGTCCCGGAGCCCCCTCAGCCGGCGCCCCAGGGCAAGGGCCGACCGACGCCCCGGCGCAAGGAGTCGGAGGCGCGCAACCGGCGCCCGCTCGTCCCGGCCGACCGTCGCGCCGCCGCGAAGGACGCCAGGGTGAAGGCACGCGTCCAGCGCGACCTCGAGTACCAGGCGATGCGGAACGGGGACGAGCGGCACATGCCGGCCCGTGACCGCGGACCGGTCCGCCGCTACGTGCGTGACAGCGTGGACGCGCGGTGGAACCTGGGCGAGCTGTTCCTGCCGCTCGCGGCCGCCTTCCTCGTCCTGCAGTTCGTCACCGCGCGCGGCGCACCGGTCGTCGCTTTCGCGTCGCTCGTGCTGCTCTACGTCTACATCCTGGCGTCCGTGGTCGACGCGTGGATCATGTGGCGCGGCCTCAAGAAGCGGCTCACGGTGAAGTTCGGCGAGTCCACGCTGCCGCGGGGCCTGATGATGTACGCCGTGCTGCGGGCCTTCCAGGTGCGGCCGTCGCGGCTGCCGAAGCCCCAGGTCAAGCACGGGCAGCACCCGGCCTGA
- a CDS encoding DJ-1/PfpI family protein: MTESPLRVGIFVFDGVEALDVVGPWEVLASWARQSPLRPDVLTFSADGAGVRCAKGLGLVPDTSAEQVGRLTVLVHPGGHGTRHLMVDPSHLAWVRSMRARTPLMTSVCTGSLVFAAAGLLTGRPATTHHEHLDALASADRSVLVDTDARFVDDGDVVTSAGVSAGIDMALHLVARLESRATARLVRRGIQYDPAPPV, encoded by the coding sequence ATGACCGAGTCCCCGCTGCGTGTGGGCATCTTCGTGTTCGACGGGGTCGAGGCGCTCGACGTCGTCGGTCCGTGGGAGGTGCTGGCGTCATGGGCGCGGCAGAGCCCCCTGCGGCCCGACGTGCTGACGTTCTCCGCCGACGGTGCCGGGGTGCGCTGCGCGAAGGGGCTGGGTCTGGTCCCGGACACGAGCGCCGAGCAGGTGGGCCGGCTGACCGTGCTCGTGCACCCGGGCGGGCACGGGACGCGGCACCTCATGGTCGACCCGTCGCACCTGGCGTGGGTGCGGAGCATGCGGGCGCGCACGCCGCTCATGACGAGCGTGTGCACGGGATCACTGGTCTTCGCGGCGGCCGGACTGCTCACGGGGCGGCCGGCGACGACCCACCACGAGCACCTGGACGCCCTCGCGTCCGCCGACCGGAGCGTGCTCGTCGACACCGACGCGCGCTTCGTCGACGACGGCGACGTCGTCACGTCGGCGGGGGTCTCCGCCGGGATCGACATGGCGCTGCACCTGGTGGCGCGCCTGGAGTCGCGGGCGACGGCCCGGCTCGTGCGGCGCGGCATCCAGTACGACCCCGCACCGCCCGTCTGA
- a CDS encoding glycerate kinase family protein produces MRVLLAPDGFGTSLTPAEAAEVLRLGWADGAPHDTVDVCPLADGGPGFVATLHATLGGDLVPVTVTSPVGEPAPAALLRVGATVHIESAHALGLALVPPHLRDPSRTTSRGAGELLAAALPGAQRVVVGLGGSATNDAGAGLLAALADALLPAGSVAPDVAARLGSGGGALGDVSAEDLRWLPDLRAALRTVDLLAAVDVDVPLLGLQGASAGFSPQKGATPQQAQDLERALGSFAHAATTALGPVRTGPGADLLGAPDARGGRLSALPGAGAAGGVGFALALLGARLLPGARLVADAVDLPARIAAHDLVVTGEGRTDWQSLHGKVVAEVAARALPFAVPVVVVSGEVLVGRRELSAAGVTAAYAVAERPGAVQAALADPAGTLRVRAARVARTWSPARAT; encoded by the coding sequence GTGCGCGTCCTCCTGGCCCCCGACGGCTTCGGTACCAGCCTCACGCCCGCCGAGGCCGCGGAGGTCCTGCGGCTCGGCTGGGCCGACGGCGCGCCGCACGACACGGTGGACGTGTGCCCGCTGGCCGACGGCGGGCCCGGCTTCGTCGCGACGCTGCACGCCACGCTCGGCGGTGACCTCGTGCCCGTGACCGTCACCTCCCCGGTCGGCGAGCCGGCACCCGCCGCCCTGCTGCGCGTCGGCGCGACCGTCCACATCGAGTCGGCGCACGCCCTGGGCCTCGCTCTCGTCCCGCCCCACCTGCGGGATCCCTCGCGGACCACCAGCCGCGGCGCGGGCGAGCTGCTCGCGGCGGCGCTCCCGGGCGCGCAGCGCGTCGTCGTGGGGCTCGGCGGGTCGGCCACCAACGACGCGGGCGCCGGGCTCCTGGCGGCGCTCGCGGACGCGCTGCTGCCGGCCGGCTCGGTGGCGCCCGACGTCGCAGCACGGCTCGGCAGCGGCGGCGGGGCGCTCGGCGACGTCAGCGCCGAGGACCTGCGCTGGCTGCCGGACCTGCGTGCGGCGCTGCGCACGGTGGACCTGCTCGCGGCGGTCGACGTCGACGTGCCGCTGCTGGGCCTGCAGGGCGCGTCGGCCGGGTTCTCCCCGCAGAAGGGCGCCACGCCGCAGCAGGCGCAGGACCTCGAGCGCGCGCTCGGCTCCTTCGCGCACGCGGCGACGACCGCGCTCGGCCCGGTGCGCACCGGCCCGGGCGCCGACCTGCTCGGTGCGCCCGACGCGCGCGGTGGTCGGCTGTCGGCGCTGCCGGGTGCGGGCGCCGCGGGAGGCGTGGGGTTCGCCCTCGCGCTGCTCGGGGCGCGCCTGCTGCCGGGTGCCCGCCTCGTCGCCGACGCCGTGGACCTGCCGGCGCGCATCGCCGCGCACGACCTCGTCGTCACGGGCGAGGGCCGCACCGACTGGCAGTCGCTGCACGGCAAGGTCGTGGCGGAGGTGGCGGCGCGCGCGCTGCCGTTCGCGGTGCCGGTGGTCGTCGTGTCGGGCGAGGTGCTCGTGGGCCGCCGCGAGCTCTCGGCCGCGGGCGTGACCGCCGCGTACGCGGTTGCGGAGCGCCCCGGTGCCGTGCAGGCGGCGCTCGCCGACCCGGCGGGGACCCTGCGGGTCCGCGCGGCCCGTGTGGCACGCACGTGGTCGCCCGCGCGAGCCACGTGA
- the ctaC gene encoding aa3-type cytochrome oxidase subunit II — MHPVPPRRTRHAVVAVLATALVLVLSGCSESVQRGWLPGYSDQEVTDQTGRVVSLWVGSWIAALAVGAITWGLILWCVAVYRKRKDDNTLPVQLRYHVPLEIMYILLPVVMVGVLFYHTNEDTLALQDTSAEPDVNIQVVGKQWSWDFNYLDEDVYETGQHAQDIGGDAAELGEQVTLYLPVDQRVEFTLDSRDVIHSFWIPEFLYKQDMIPGHTNTFQVTPTREGVYRGKCAELCGEEHSSMLFNVEVVSQEEYDAHMEELRERGQTGVLGLEYSRQQDLNDVAEGEH; from the coding sequence GTGCACCCGGTTCCCCCCCGCCGCACCCGGCACGCTGTCGTCGCCGTGCTGGCCACGGCGCTCGTGCTCGTGCTCAGCGGCTGCTCCGAGTCGGTCCAGCGAGGCTGGCTCCCCGGCTACTCCGACCAGGAGGTCACCGACCAGACCGGTCGCGTGGTCTCGCTGTGGGTGGGCTCGTGGATCGCCGCGCTCGCCGTCGGCGCCATCACGTGGGGCCTGATCCTGTGGTGCGTCGCGGTGTACCGCAAGCGCAAGGACGACAACACGCTGCCGGTGCAGCTGAGGTACCACGTCCCGCTCGAGATCATGTACATCCTGCTGCCCGTGGTGATGGTGGGCGTGCTCTTCTACCACACCAACGAGGACACGCTGGCGCTCCAGGACACCTCGGCAGAACCCGACGTGAACATCCAGGTCGTCGGCAAGCAGTGGAGCTGGGACTTCAACTACCTCGACGAGGACGTCTACGAGACCGGGCAGCACGCCCAGGACATCGGCGGCGACGCCGCCGAGCTGGGCGAGCAGGTCACGCTCTACCTGCCCGTCGACCAGCGCGTCGAGTTCACGCTCGACTCCCGCGACGTCATCCACTCCTTCTGGATCCCCGAGTTCCTCTACAAGCAGGACATGATCCCGGGCCACACCAACACGTTCCAGGTCACGCCGACGCGTGAGGGCGTGTACCGCGGGAAGTGTGCGGAGCTGTGCGGCGAGGAGCACTCCTCGATGCTGTTCAACGTCGAGGTCGTGTCCCAGGAGGAGTACGACGCCCACATGGAGGAGCTGCGTGAGCGTGGCCAGACGGGCGTGCTCGGCCTCGAGTACAGCCGGCAGCAGGACCTGAACGACGTGGCGGAGGGCGAGCACTGA
- a CDS encoding acyl-CoA thioesterase: MLQLALVTLRPRRAVVGRDLLDPSVTHLRVRLGDLDLYRHVNNGVYLQYLDLGRSNYLADLGAFGRLSARGWYPVVAASTMTYRRSLTLGQRFTVTTRVIGWDRRVVYLEQVVECGGQLVARGWVAGRFLSRAGDRIAPADVVAAIDPGERESPALPDDVAAWARAVDVAHR, encoded by the coding sequence ATGCTGCAGCTCGCCCTCGTCACCCTCCGCCCGCGCCGCGCCGTCGTGGGCCGGGACCTGCTCGACCCGTCGGTCACGCACCTGCGCGTGCGGCTCGGCGACCTCGACCTCTACCGCCACGTCAACAACGGGGTCTACCTGCAGTACCTCGATCTCGGCCGGTCGAACTACCTCGCGGACCTGGGGGCGTTCGGCAGGCTCTCGGCCCGCGGCTGGTACCCCGTGGTCGCGGCGTCGACGATGACGTACCGCCGTTCCCTCACGCTCGGGCAGCGGTTCACGGTCACGACGCGGGTGATCGGCTGGGATCGGCGCGTCGTCTACCTCGAGCAGGTCGTCGAGTGCGGGGGGCAGCTCGTCGCGCGGGGCTGGGTCGCGGGCCGGTTCCTGTCCCGTGCGGGCGACCGCATCGCCCCGGCCGACGTGGTCGCGGCGATCGACCCGGGCGAGCGGGAGAGCCCCGCGCTGCCCGACGACGTGGCCGCCTGGGCGCGCGCCGTCGACGTCGCGCACCGCTGA
- the yczE gene encoding membrane protein YczE, whose product MVRTGPDDVRAGRRPARRAPAGVGRGARLVAGLVLYAASIALLVHPQLGSMPWDVLGQGVARVSGWTFGTATVVISLVVLVCWVPLRQRPGVGTVANVLVIGALVDPFLALAALLPEPLPLAVRGAMVVLGIALNAVATALYVGARLGPGPRDGLMTGLVARTGGPVRLVRSVIEVVVVAAGWALGGTVGLGTLAYALAIGPLVHVLLPRLTVPADG is encoded by the coding sequence GTGGTGAGGACCGGCCCGGACGACGTGCGAGCAGGACGCCGCCCGGCGCGCCGGGCGCCTGCGGGCGTCGGCCGCGGTGCCCGCCTGGTCGCGGGTCTCGTCCTGTATGCCGCCTCCATCGCGCTGCTCGTGCACCCGCAGCTCGGTTCGATGCCCTGGGACGTCCTCGGGCAAGGTGTCGCGCGCGTGTCCGGGTGGACGTTCGGCACGGCGACGGTCGTGATCTCCCTCGTCGTCCTCGTGTGCTGGGTGCCGCTGCGGCAACGGCCCGGCGTGGGGACCGTCGCCAACGTGCTCGTCATCGGTGCCCTCGTGGACCCGTTCCTCGCCCTGGCCGCGCTGCTGCCCGAGCCGCTGCCGCTCGCCGTCCGCGGTGCGATGGTCGTGCTCGGCATCGCGCTCAACGCGGTGGCGACGGCGCTGTACGTCGGGGCGCGCCTCGGCCCGGGCCCGCGCGACGGGCTCATGACGGGCCTGGTCGCACGGACCGGGGGGCCGGTCCGGCTGGTGCGCAGCGTGATCGAGGTCGTGGTCGTGGCGGCGGGCTGGGCGCTCGGCGGGACCGTGGGGCTCGGCACGCTCGCGTACGCGCTGGCGATCGGGCCTCTCGTCCACGTGCTGCTGCCGCGCCTCACGGTGCCCGCCGACGGGTAG
- a CDS encoding dipeptidase, which translates to MTTADPVPSPTDERVATLRERVAAQFADVRADLEALVRIPSVSNAEFDQAHVEASASAVARLLSDAGMPQVDVLRVTTRRGVTGAPAVVARRPAPAGAPTVLLYAHHDVQPPGDAAHWSTAPFEPTQRGDRLHGRGAADDKAGVVAHVGALRALGDELGVGVTVFVEGEEEIGSPTFVEFLHAHRDLLAADVIVVADSSNWKVGVPGLTTSLRGLVDLVVDVEVLDHAVHSGMFGGPILDAPTLLARLIATLHDDRGDVAVAGLVHAADPTVDYDEADLRADAGVLDGVRLAGTGPLTARLWTRPAIGVIGLDAPRVASASNTLTPRASAKLSVRLAPGQDPAAAMAAVREHLLTHAPFGARVTVHEGEQGRPFQAPTDSPGMQAARWAMGTAWGTPPVDIGVGGSIPFISDLLDVYPDATILVTGVEDPDSRAHGADESVHLGELERVVLAEALLLEVLAPRT; encoded by the coding sequence GTGACCACCGCCGACCCCGTCCCTTCCCCGACCGACGAGCGCGTCGCGACGCTGCGCGAGCGCGTCGCCGCCCAGTTCGCCGACGTGCGCGCCGACCTCGAGGCGCTCGTCCGCATCCCGAGCGTGTCGAACGCCGAGTTCGACCAGGCGCACGTCGAGGCCTCGGCGTCCGCCGTCGCGCGGCTCCTGTCGGACGCCGGCATGCCGCAGGTCGACGTGCTGCGCGTCACCACCCGTCGCGGCGTCACGGGTGCCCCGGCGGTCGTCGCGCGCCGCCCCGCGCCCGCCGGCGCCCCGACGGTCCTGCTGTACGCGCACCACGACGTGCAGCCGCCCGGGGACGCCGCGCACTGGTCGACCGCTCCCTTCGAGCCCACGCAGCGCGGCGACCGGCTGCACGGGCGCGGTGCCGCGGACGACAAGGCGGGCGTCGTCGCGCACGTCGGTGCGCTGCGCGCCCTCGGCGACGAGCTGGGCGTGGGGGTCACGGTCTTCGTCGAGGGGGAGGAGGAGATCGGGTCGCCGACGTTCGTCGAGTTCCTGCACGCGCACCGTGACCTGCTCGCCGCCGACGTCATCGTCGTGGCGGACTCGTCCAACTGGAAGGTGGGCGTCCCCGGGCTGACGACCTCGCTGCGCGGCCTGGTCGACCTGGTCGTCGACGTCGAGGTCCTCGACCACGCCGTCCACTCCGGCATGTTCGGCGGGCCGATCCTCGACGCCCCGACGCTGCTGGCGCGGCTCATCGCGACGCTGCACGACGACCGGGGCGACGTCGCGGTCGCCGGTCTGGTGCACGCGGCCGACCCGACCGTCGACTACGACGAGGCGGACCTGCGCGCCGATGCCGGTGTGCTCGACGGCGTGCGACTGGCCGGTACCGGGCCGCTCACGGCGCGCCTGTGGACGCGCCCCGCGATCGGTGTCATCGGTCTCGACGCGCCGCGGGTCGCGAGCGCGTCCAACACCCTGACGCCTCGTGCGTCCGCCAAGCTGTCCGTGCGCCTGGCGCCGGGGCAGGACCCGGCCGCGGCGATGGCCGCCGTGCGCGAGCACCTCCTGACGCACGCCCCGTTCGGTGCGCGTGTCACCGTGCACGAGGGCGAGCAGGGCCGTCCGTTCCAGGCGCCGACCGACTCGCCCGGCATGCAGGCCGCGCGCTGGGCGATGGGCACCGCGTGGGGCACGCCGCCCGTCGACATCGGTGTGGGTGGCTCCATCCCGTTCATCAGCGACCTGCTCGACGTGTACCCCGACGCGACCATCCTCGTCACGGGGGTCGAGGACCCCGACTCGCGCGCCCACGGCGCCGACGAGTCGGTGCACCTCGGTGAGCTCGAGCGCGTCGTGCTGGCCGAGGCGCTGCTGCTGGAGGTGCTGGCGCCTCGCACCTGA
- a CDS encoding cysteine desulfurase family protein — translation MSTPGSTPPAARARRVVLDVAGHAPLRAPARAALLEALDQGWADPRRLFAEGRRARLLLDGAREALAASLGARPDEVDLLPTHTLALHGAVRSVARGRRRAGTDVVVSAVERAAVHHAAAFVATRDGGRVRTVAVDEFGRVDPAELVAAAGPGTALAVLQHANGEVGTRQPVDDVHAALRAAGVPLLVDVGASAGHVDVGRAGDVMVADAGDWGGPPLGVVVTRTGVRRSPDWPEDDDRWSPGGVHVPVALAAAVALQEAVARRDAADAHRRALVDVVRRRVAAEVPDVQVVGDPVDRLPHVVTFSCLYVDGEAIVDRLDRVGFGVGSGSACTSSTLEPSHVLAAMGVLTQGNVRLSLHPDVDAADVHRFCDELPRAVADVRAALGA, via the coding sequence GTGAGCACTCCCGGGTCCACCCCGCCCGCGGCACGCGCGCGCCGCGTCGTGCTCGACGTCGCCGGCCACGCGCCGTTGCGCGCCCCGGCGCGGGCGGCACTCCTCGAGGCGCTCGACCAGGGCTGGGCCGACCCGCGACGCCTGTTCGCCGAGGGGCGCCGCGCGCGGCTGCTCCTCGACGGTGCCCGCGAGGCGCTCGCCGCGTCGCTCGGCGCCCGGCCCGACGAGGTCGACCTCCTGCCCACGCACACGCTCGCGCTGCACGGCGCCGTCCGCTCGGTCGCCCGCGGCCGGCGCCGTGCGGGGACGGACGTCGTGGTGAGCGCCGTGGAGCGCGCCGCGGTGCACCATGCCGCCGCGTTCGTCGCGACGCGGGACGGCGGTCGGGTACGCACGGTCGCGGTCGACGAGTTCGGTCGGGTCGACCCGGCCGAGCTCGTCGCGGCAGCGGGCCCGGGCACGGCGCTCGCGGTGCTGCAGCACGCCAACGGCGAGGTGGGCACGCGGCAGCCCGTCGACGACGTGCACGCGGCCCTGCGGGCGGCGGGGGTGCCCTTGCTGGTGGACGTGGGCGCGAGCGCGGGGCACGTCGACGTCGGCCGGGCCGGTGACGTCATGGTGGCCGACGCGGGCGACTGGGGCGGGCCGCCGCTCGGCGTGGTCGTCACGCGGACCGGCGTGCGCCGCAGCCCGGACTGGCCGGAGGACGACGACCGCTGGTCGCCCGGCGGCGTCCACGTGCCGGTGGCGCTGGCGGCTGCGGTGGCGCTGCAGGAGGCGGTGGCCCGGCGCGACGCCGCCGACGCCCACCGGCGGGCGCTCGTCGACGTCGTCCGCCGCCGTGTCGCAGCCGAGGTGCCCGACGTCCAGGTCGTCGGCGACCCGGTGGACCGGCTGCCGCACGTCGTGACGTTCTCCTGCCTCTACGTCGACGGCGAGGCGATCGTCGACCGCCTGGACCGCGTCGGCTTCGGGGTCGGCTCCGGTTCCGCGTGCACGTCGAGCACCCTCGAGCCGAGCCACGTGCTGGCGGCGATGGGGGTGCTCACGCAGGGCAACGTGCGGCTGTCCCTGCACCCGGACGTCGACGCGGCCGACGTGCACCGGTTCTGCGACGAGCTCCCCCGGGCCGTCGCCGACGTGCGCGCCGCACTGGGCGCCTGA
- the erpA gene encoding iron-sulfur cluster insertion protein ErpA, with protein MSETTQTATHGVQLTDVAAGKVRSLLEQEGRDDLRLRVAVQPGGCSGLIYQLYFDERLLDGDATRDYDGVEVVVDRMSVPYLDGATIDFADTIEKQGFTIDNPNAGSACACGGSFS; from the coding sequence ATGAGCGAGACCACGCAGACCGCGACGCACGGCGTCCAGCTCACCGACGTGGCTGCCGGCAAGGTGCGCAGCCTGCTCGAGCAGGAGGGGCGCGACGACCTGCGCCTGCGCGTCGCCGTGCAGCCCGGCGGGTGCTCGGGCCTGATCTACCAGCTCTACTTCGACGAGCGTCTGCTCGACGGTGACGCGACGCGCGACTACGACGGCGTCGAGGTCGTGGTGGACCGCATGAGCGTCCCGTACCTCGACGGCGCGACGATCGACTTCGCGGACACGATCGAGAAGCAGGGCTTCACGATCGACAACCCCAACGCGGGCAGCGCCTGCGCGTGCGGCGGCTCCTTCAGCTGA